The Cydia splendana chromosome Z, ilCydSple1.2, whole genome shotgun sequence genome window below encodes:
- the LOC134804133 gene encoding zinc finger protein 502-like isoform X1 produces MAVAGNFQMLDVSGWAAFAPDACAANMCTTSVSEAPRSPRHLHKRRRLSRLLDKLSVQLQNNNHYPQWEKMPEDVPLDLSVKSKSPPAYSCDACGQTFTVHDRLAKHVASRHRNRVPESERAYECDICERRFARSDMLTRHARLHTGHKPYTCPACGQVFSRSDHLATHHRTHTGEKPYKCSACPYAACRRDMITRHMRTHTRRPQPA; encoded by the coding sequence GCTGGGCAGCGTTCGCCCCAGATGCGTGCGCAGCCAACATGTGCACCACCAGCGTGAGCGAGGCTCCGCGCAGCCCGCGCCACCTGCACAAGCGGAGGCGCCTCTCCCGGCTCCTCGACAAGCTGTCGGTCCAGCTGCAGAACAACAACCACTACCCGCAGTGGGAGAAAATGCCAGAAGATGTACCTCTAGACTTATCAGTCAAATCCAAATCGCCTCCAGCCTACTCTTGCGACGCCTGCGGGCAGACGTTCACAGTGCACGACCGTTTAGCGAAGCATGTGGCGTCACGACATCGGAATAGAGTGCCGGAGAGCGAGCGCGCATACGAGTGCGATATATGCGAACGCCGCTTCGCGCGCTCGGATATGCTGACGCGCCACGCTCGTCTCCACACCGGGCATAAACCATACACTTGTCCCGCTTGTGGCCAAGTGTTCTCCAGGTCGGATCATCTGGCGACGCATCATAGGACGCACACAGGGGAGAAGCCCTACAAGTGCTCGGCGTGCCCGTACGCGGCGTGCCGCCGagatatgatcacgcgccacaTGAGGACACACACGAGGCGACCGCAGCCCGCCTAG
- the LOC134804133 gene encoding zinc finger protein 502-like isoform X2, which translates to MCTTSVSEAPRSPRHLHKRRRLSRLLDKLSVQLQNNNHYPQWEKMPEDVPLDLSVKSKSPPAYSCDACGQTFTVHDRLAKHVASRHRNRVPESERAYECDICERRFARSDMLTRHARLHTGHKPYTCPACGQVFSRSDHLATHHRTHTGEKPYKCSACPYAACRRDMITRHMRTHTRRPQPA; encoded by the coding sequence ATGTGCACCACCAGCGTGAGCGAGGCTCCGCGCAGCCCGCGCCACCTGCACAAGCGGAGGCGCCTCTCCCGGCTCCTCGACAAGCTGTCGGTCCAGCTGCAGAACAACAACCACTACCCGCAGTGGGAGAAAATGCCAGAAGATGTACCTCTAGACTTATCAGTCAAATCCAAATCGCCTCCAGCCTACTCTTGCGACGCCTGCGGGCAGACGTTCACAGTGCACGACCGTTTAGCGAAGCATGTGGCGTCACGACATCGGAATAGAGTGCCGGAGAGCGAGCGCGCATACGAGTGCGATATATGCGAACGCCGCTTCGCGCGCTCGGATATGCTGACGCGCCACGCTCGTCTCCACACCGGGCATAAACCATACACTTGTCCCGCTTGTGGCCAAGTGTTCTCCAGGTCGGATCATCTGGCGACGCATCATAGGACGCACACAGGGGAGAAGCCCTACAAGTGCTCGGCGTGCCCGTACGCGGCGTGCCGCCGagatatgatcacgcgccacaTGAGGACACACACGAGGCGACCGCAGCCCGCCTAG